Sequence from the Lepidochelys kempii isolate rLepKem1 chromosome 7, rLepKem1.hap2, whole genome shotgun sequence genome:
TTGCTGAAATCTCCAGATTGCTTCTGTGCTGGGGGACTGCCCTGCTCCAATCTGCTAATATGCTCCTTAAATAAATAGAATAATAAACTCTTCAGAAAAGCTTAGTTATGGATCCAAAGCAGAACTTTGCAGCTTCCTTCAACCCATCTCTAGTAACAATTGTGAACATGAACTACTATACAGTTATTCACCTCTCCTCCAGAACTCCAGCTATGAAGCACAGTCCCCCTAATTCTCAGGTCTCCCACTTGATTTTATTATATGCCCTTGGTGATTGCTTTCCTATCAAATAATTGCTTAGATTCTGTTGTATATAATGCATGTAAGGCGGAGAGAGCAAGCCAAGAAGGAAATGTAAAAGCACATAGATTTTTCAGAAAACACTGCACTTTTCTGTCATAAAGATTTGTGCTAAGGCAAATGTGTAAACTATAATGAGAATGAAGAGGAAAATACATTGCAGATCTGAGACTTGAGTATGAATTAATATGTGAGGCACTGCTGCCTGACTATATAACCACAATACAGTTTATTTGGTATGGTATCAGTATGGTCATTTTTCAGGCTGCAGATTTACCAGAGAACGGTGGGAAGGATGGGGAGTGGTAGGAGGAGAAAGCTTATATGCACAGCTATTTTTGCAAATAATAAACAAGAGACTATAAGCCTGAGGGAGACAGAAAGTCCACCCATCAAAATATTGTGTGTGCTAAAATCAAGGATAATATCTTACATATGTTGATAGCTCATCCTTACAGAGCAAGAGGTTGGAGGAGATTAACTGAATGTTCTAACTGGTTCtgtccatctctaacttctatgcTCTATATCATACATACAGTACACCAATTTCTCATGAACATAGGTAGTTATTTAAtcatacaaacattttttttcttatacaCAACCAATCACACCTATTTTAATAGCTGTCTTTCTGATTTATGCCACACTGTATCCTCCTAATCTGTTGGCTACTGCTGTTGGCTTAACCAGATAAGGCAAACCTCTTAAAAAAAGACaataagccaaattctgctttagATAAACGGGTGAATTCTAAGCAGGTCTGTTGAATCCAGTAAAATTCCTGTGGATTTACCCAAATATGAATAAAAGATTAATGTGCTGTCAGTGGGTCAGAAATGTTTAATGGCATGATTCAACAGTGAACAAATTAATCTCACTGAATTTGCGCAAATGTTAAGAGCTCATTCTCTTTGGATTTACTTCATTGCATTCCATGGATGGCTGTTGTAGTTACACCACAACACCTATTGGTTTATTGTCACTGATGGTTGTGTGGATAAGGCTGCATGGGCAGGCTACCTAAGCAGAACACAGGATGGTTGGAAAAGGAGTAAGTGCTCAGAAATGGAGAGAAGGAAATATATTGAAAACAGAGAAATAGCAAAGAAGATAAGTGGGTTAAGCTTTTATGGCCCTTGAAATGCTTGCCTTTCTTTAATATACATACATCAGGGTGGAGAATAAAACCATGAACCATACAAACATTTGCAGTGCAGATATTACACCTGTGGAACTATTTCATTTTTACCAGTGTTCATTTTATCATGGAATTTAGCTagaagacttaccttcatcagACACTTCTCACTCTGCTCTTCAAAAAGCAATGGATAAAGATTTGTATATATGCCAGTTTTACCTACATGACGGTTTCAGTGGAAATTTATGAGTATGCTCTCAAAGACTAACAGGTAATGTGCATCTACAGAAGTTCTTTGGTCAAGAGCGAATTTCTGAGTTGCCAGTTTCCCCAAACTTCAAAGTTATGCAACAGTTAAGAAATTAGGTTGCCAGTTTAGCACATCCAGACTTTCAACCCACAGCAAACAGGCAAATGAGTTTCCCAAAGCAATTATTACAATCATAGGTTGGATATGTTTTGGTTTCTAGACACACTCTCTTCAGAttacaagagaaaagaaaaagatgacaTTCATTGTTCTGAAAAGTCCATATGTTGGTTGAGAGGCAGGGGAAGATATAAaagcagattaaaaaataaacaaaaaagaagtATGATCACAACTTCTATTTAATCACacagagatcagactagatcatctaatggtcctttctggccctaAAAATCTTTGAATGAATAGTTTTTGCTTGTATTGCCATGCGAGCTGCTGATTAAATACAGCACCTCTACCACACCTCAGGAGGAGATAAAGAAGAGCAGGGAATTCAGAAATAACATGTATGTGTGAAGTATAATTGGAAGTATCGCTACCAGAGAACCATTTACACACTTTGTACTATTTGGTCACTTCAAAATCTGAACAAATATTTTATCCAGTATTATTTACTGAAAGCAGACTGTGCTTGATGTTGTACAAATAAGACAGGATTCCTCTTCCATCACAAAAAGAGTTTAGAATCTAGTTCAGAACTTCAAATACAGCCAGAACAATTCAGAAATCAGAGAGAAGCCTGGTTTCAAATAACACCAAACTCTGGGAAAGTTCAGCTCCAGATCTAGACTTTGTGGCTCCGGCCCATGTGACCCCAAAACATATCACCAGGGAATAGCATGAACTTGAGAAATTTTGCAATGATCAGCATTAAAAGtctttgcagaaaaaaaaatgtgttttaaggaAGGGGTTTAAAGCAATAGAAGGAGGTTGTCTGGAGCCTTCAAAAGAAGAGAGAGTTAAAAGCCTAAGGGGAGTCCTGGAGTAGGAGAACACAACAGATGCAGTTAGGAGGGAAGTGATTCTGTCGGTAAAATTAATCACTTACAAAAAGTGAGGCATAAGAAAAGGAAATGCAAGGAAACCTCATAGAGGACACCAAGCACATTCAGAGCTCACCACACTTTCAGCAATCAGAAGGAATTGCAGAACTGTTGTGGCGACTCCCTCTTTTATGCCCTTGGAATGCTATACAAGGGAAGTGATGAGGGGCCCCATTGACTATGCTCACTAAAAGATTTAGGGGGCTCTTGTTCCTATGTGTAAGAAGATTGAGAGGCCACACTGAAGGAAGTGGCTTTACACCACCTCAGCGCCTCCCTCTATTCTGGGGCTGAGGGTTGACATTTTAGTCCCCAGCTCAGGTTACAGCAGCCTGAGGGGTTACTTCGCAATGCCCCCAATGCCCCAGACTGTTCCAGCAGCCAGGAACAGCCAGGTTCCCTGGATAGGAATGCATCTCTCCCCACTAGGAATCTATGTGGCATGCCACTTGCACCAAAGACTCCTGCTTGGGGTGGCATAGCACTGGCTATGGTGGCTCTGATTTCCAATGGAGTTCCTGgtctgggtggtggtggggcctTATGGTCTCTTTATGGCTTCTGTATTCCAGCAGAGATAGCATAAAGTAGCTCTGGGATACCAATGAATTGAGTCCATTATCAACATCCAACTTTTGTTCTTTACTGAATAAGAGATCCTCATCAAGGAATCTCTGCATATTCATCTTAAATTAAAGCATCTTTGATATTTTGATAAattatcttcatttttgctgGCTACAAAACTGCTCTTTCAGGGTTTCATTTTTATCTTAAGAAATCAGGATTCAGGATACAACTTTTAGATGACGTGCCTGAGCTGATCTTTTCAGATCAGGAAACATACGTATCCTCTAATTCTGTTTTGTTGTGTTTCTAAACCTCCTTTGTACTAAAGATTCtttgctttgtttcatttttaaactatgttttgcttttttcttcatttggacaCACTGTCTCAACTGAACattgaagaaaaaggaaacaaatcaaAGTAATGGTATAATGTGATGCCTGGTATTTCACCTCTATTGTCTAGCCTGTTTTTCCTGTAATGGGAGTACTACAAGATCTCTCATGATAATTGGAATAAAAATAAGAAAGCTTTGGCATTTACTTATATTCCATGCAGGTTCTTATTCCATGCTCATCATCAAAGTATCTGATCATCTTCCAGTAGAGTATTAAGAGATGTAACTAATATCTATCAGGtgtttggttctcccatcctctACCCacgggagtgttttgttttggtaggtttTTGTTAACTATATGTTGCTATATATTTGTGTTAGAGAAagcaggtcaaagaaatgtgctttGCAGATGGAGTGGAAGATGGTGAGGGTTTGTGACGGCCACTAGGTTCTGAAGGAATTCATTCCAGTCTCAGACTGGACCCCCAAGAAAACTCTTGAGGGTCAAATTCTATTTCCAAAGTTTCAGCCAGTATAATTGACAGTGAAATAAGCAAATCCATTCTCATAAATCtttcagcaaaccaaaaaacTGTAAGCTCTTAGTCTTAGGAGCATtttcttaaatttaaatattCCTGTCCAAAAAACCCTATATGTATTGATGATCCCACTTTGTATGCTTTCCTGTAACCAGAACAGGTAGCTGCTGTGGCTGGAGGTGTAATAGGAGCAATCCTTTTATTGATCCTTATTGGAATAGCAGTGTATCTGCTTTGGAAGAAGATATGCCTCCTACCTTCCTATGAGGAACTCCCCAATTCAGTCACACCAACACATCCAGATGCCAGTCTGGAGGATCAGACTTTAAGCCAGCAATCTTCGGCAATTCAACCAAAAAGCATAAGGTGAATAGACGTCTCCTTCTTCTTATGGGCTACTGTTTATCAAGCTACATACTTCTCTACCTGCCAAAGACCCAAATGTGGGACAATGTATGACAGGAACCCAAAATgatgcggggagggggagaaatcagTCATGTAGGAAAGGTAAAATGCTGTGGGATTCATGCCTTTAGGGTAAGTGACTGTTACTATAACCTCAGTTCAGTAATTCTTTATTTCCGATGTATATAATATAATTTAACAATAAAAAAGGTGGGGAAACCAAATTGACTTGGAACATGGATAACTTTGTTGGTTCTCAAACTCTGATCCATGGCCCAGAGCCCTTCCTGGTGGTCCttagaatgaaacattttaagaACCAAGCAGTGAGAATTTTGGACATGGGGGAAGGTAATTAATGAGCTAATGAAGTAGTCGACTGAAAAAGTTGGAGAGCTACTGATCTGCTCAATCTCAATCTCTAAAACAAAAAAGTTCAattgattctttttttctttgaagcATTAATTAAAGATAAGGAGAGGGGATCTGACTGAACGTTTACTTGTATGTAAGGTGCCCGCCATAATGAGGGCCACAAATCCCTGACTGGGACCTTTAGGTGCTACcttcatacaaataaataactttctATGATTTTTATATGGGCTAAACAAGGGGTATTGCATTATCAATCACATCCACCTAAGGACTAATGCAGCTACAAACGATTTCTGCAGAACTATGGAACTACAACTAAATGTATTATTCTCTGATTGAGTTTGGTTTCCTTAGTTAAACTGGAAGAgctgtttgttgttgttctgaGCAGAACTAGAAGCGTTCCGTTCATCATTCCACCAAAATTTCATGGGCGAGACTGGATTAACCTGACAAATGGAGAGCAGGTTCAGAAGGACAGTGACCCCTACGTGACTCCGGAGTCTGGACCCCGGTGTTCTTTTCACTCCTTGGGTATGATGACACTGCAAAGGTGGGACAGATTATTGGAAAGGAAGCTTGAGTACTGTGCAACACATTTGCTATGCAAATATTATACACTACAATTGTTATCTGTCCACACTCTGGAGTGAtattgattatatatatatatatcaatcaCAAAGTGTAGCTACACTACAGTATTCTACAGTAATAGCCCCAAACACTGTACTGTATGTTTAGATAGGAATTGGGCCAGAGTGGGGCCACCCCTTACACTGCTGTACAAGGGAGAGGGTAGAGCACAAGAAGCAAGTCTTTCCTTGCAAGTCCCTTCAATATAGGGACAACACAAGAGCTGCTGGGGGCTAGTGTCCAGTCAGTGCTAGCATCTCCCACAAGGGGCAGGCGTGGCCAGTTGCAGAAGGGAGCACGTGCTGCACTCTGGAGGGCTggaacaaacagcagctacattcCCCCAGTAGTTGTCCAAGGCAGAGTCACTACAGAAGCCTCCATAACAATATTAAGAACAAAAGAGACGAGTGTACACACTCTCCTCAACCTTTAGGGGAAAGGGAATTCAGAGGCAGAATTTATAAACAGAGAAAGACTGTGAATAAATAAAAGCTTTACATGGTTTCCCTAAAGAGGCAGTAGCTGTAAGAAATACTGCTGTAGTCCGAGGTTAACttgcttggttttgttttttattttgcaaagctGGAGCTTATGTCATAGGGTCTATCAACCCAGAGCTGTACAAGTTCCCTGAAGACAAGAGCGAGACAGACTTCCCTGAGTGCAACATTGGCCGTCTTTGGTTCTCAGTGGAATATGAGCAAGAGGCTGAAAGGCTTCTCGTCTCCTTGATAAAAGCTAGAAAACTGCAGCCTCCTACAGATTCCTGCAGTCCCTTTGTGAAAATTTATCTGCTGCCTGATGAAAGGCGTTACCTTCAGTCCAAAACCAAACGCAAAACCCTCAACCCTCAGTTTgatgaaaattttattt
This genomic interval carries:
- the SYT15 gene encoding synaptotagmin-15 isoform X2, with amino-acid sequence MSEQVAAVAGGVIGAILLLILIGIAVYLLWKKICLLPSYEELPNSVTPTHPDASLEDQTLSQQSSAIQPKSIRTRSVPFIIPPKFHGRDWINLTNGEQVQKDSDPYVTPESGPRCSFHSLAGAYVIGSINPELYKFPEDKSETDFPECNIGRLWFSVEYEQEAERLLVSLIKARKLQPPTDSCSPFVKIYLLPDERRYLQSKTKRKTLNPQFDENFIFQVSSKTLCQRTLKFSLYHVDKQKKHHLLGQVIFPLKNETLTGDSKLVIWRDLEAENLEPPSEYGDIQFSLSYNDYLSRLTVVVLRAKGLKFQDEREIASVYIKVSLMNHNKFIKCKKTTAVLGSPNPVYNETFSFKADQTELDTASLSLSVLQSAEGDKTHLLGRVVVGPFMYTRGKELEHWNEMISKPKELVKRWHALCRNT